Proteins found in one archaeon genomic segment:
- a CDS encoding N-acetyl-gamma-glutamyl-phosphate reductase encodes MVRVGILAASGYIGGELLRLLLQHPGAEVKVATSRKYAGEYLFRVHPNLRGVTELQFSALDPSKIADSVDVVFAALPHGESVKVLPQLAETGLKVIDLSADFRLRDGGLYPAWYGYEHPRPDLLEAFVFSVPELNRDQVRGARLVSSPGCMAITTILALAPLLREKSLGIDPERIVVDAKIGSSGAGGKPSISTHFSERFNVVRPYKPAGHRHSAEIEQVLSAEAGTPVKVSMSAHAVNMVRGILSTSHLFTSAEVKPLDVWKAYRSAYSGSYFIRLVRDKQGPFRLPDPKVVIGSNFCDIGFEIEERTKRIVTLSATDNLIKGAAGNAVQSMNLMLGLDEKTGLAMAPLHPV; translated from the coding sequence TTGGTCCGCGTCGGGATTCTCGCCGCTTCCGGATACATCGGGGGAGAGCTCCTCAGGCTCCTCCTCCAACACCCAGGTGCCGAGGTCAAGGTCGCGACCTCGAGGAAGTACGCAGGCGAATACCTCTTCAGGGTCCACCCCAACCTGCGGGGCGTCACCGAACTCCAGTTCTCGGCCCTCGACCCCTCCAAGATTGCAGACTCTGTCGACGTCGTCTTCGCGGCCCTTCCCCACGGCGAGTCCGTCAAGGTCCTCCCGCAGCTCGCAGAGACCGGGCTCAAGGTCATCGACCTGAGCGCAGACTTCCGCCTCAGGGACGGCGGCCTCTATCCGGCATGGTACGGGTACGAACATCCCCGCCCCGACCTCCTGGAGGCCTTCGTCTTCTCGGTGCCCGAGCTCAACCGCGACCAGGTCAGAGGTGCCCGGCTCGTCTCCTCCCCCGGCTGCATGGCGATAACCACTATACTCGCCCTGGCCCCGCTCCTCAGAGAAAAGTCCCTGGGTATCGACCCTGAGAGGATAGTAGTCGACGCGAAGATCGGATCTTCCGGGGCTGGCGGCAAGCCCTCCATCTCCACCCACTTCTCCGAAAGGTTCAACGTGGTCAGGCCCTACAAGCCCGCAGGCCATCGCCACTCCGCAGAGATAGAGCAGGTCCTCTCCGCCGAGGCGGGGACCCCTGTCAAGGTCTCCATGTCGGCCCACGCCGTGAACATGGTCAGGGGGATCCTCAGCACTTCCCACCTCTTCACCTCCGCCGAGGTAAAGCCCCTCGACGTATGGAAGGCCTACCGGAGCGCGTACTCCGGCTCGTACTTCATCCGCCTCGTCAGGGACAAACAGGGGCCCTTCCGCCTCCCTGACCCCAAGGTAGTGATCGGCTCCAACTTCTGCGACATCGGCTTTGAGATCGAGGAGCGCACCAAGAGGATAGTCACACTCTCTGCGACTGACAACCTGATCAAGGGCGCAGCCGGCAACGCGGTCCAATCGATGAACCTGATGCTCGGGCTCGACGAAAAGACAGGGCTCGCCATGGCGCCCCTCCACCCGGTGTAG
- a CDS encoding [LysW]-aminoadipate/[LysW]-glutamate kinase → MKLVIKVGGSLMKGDLPKGLIEDVASLAAKNSVVLVHGGGDVVTEVATRMGKEQKFVVSPGGMRSRYTDKETAEIYQMVMTGVLGKKLVQALARAGSRAVSISGTDATLLQGKRKSRVIAVDDRGRKVAMDGGYTGKVQAVDPTLVDLLLGSGLVPVVSPVASSEEAEPLNIDGDRAAASLAAGIGADAVVFLTNVDGLTLEGGLAERLTPEEAETSLPQVGFGMQKKVLAAIEAVRAGVGEAIICSGTKPNPVSAALAHETCTVVTSG, encoded by the coding sequence ATGAAACTCGTAATCAAGGTCGGAGGGAGCCTGATGAAAGGGGACCTGCCGAAGGGCCTAATCGAAGACGTGGCCTCCCTCGCGGCGAAGAACTCCGTCGTCCTCGTGCACGGAGGCGGGGACGTCGTCACCGAAGTGGCGACAAGGATGGGCAAGGAGCAGAAGTTCGTCGTCTCGCCCGGGGGGATGCGGAGCAGGTACACCGACAAGGAGACGGCGGAGATCTACCAGATGGTCATGACCGGAGTCCTCGGCAAGAAGCTCGTCCAGGCCCTCGCAAGGGCGGGCTCGCGGGCTGTCTCGATTTCAGGGACCGACGCCACCCTCCTCCAAGGCAAGAGGAAGTCGCGCGTAATCGCGGTCGACGACAGGGGACGGAAGGTCGCGATGGACGGCGGATACACCGGCAAGGTCCAGGCCGTGGACCCGACCCTCGTCGACCTGCTCCTCGGCAGCGGATTGGTGCCCGTGGTCTCTCCTGTGGCTTCGAGCGAAGAGGCAGAGCCGCTCAACATCGACGGCGACAGGGCCGCCGCATCACTGGCGGCAGGCATCGGGGCGGACGCCGTAGTCTTCCTCACGAACGTCGACGGCCTGACCCTCGAGGGGGGCCTCGCGGAGAGGTTGACCCCGGAGGAGGCCGAGACGAGCCTACCCCAGGTCGGATTTGGGATGCAGAAGAAGGTCCTCGCGGCGATAGAAGCGGTCAGAGCCGGGGTGGGCGAGGCGATAATCTGCTCGGGCACGAAGCCGAATCCTGTCAGCGCCGCCCTTGCGCACGAGACGTGCACAGTGGTGACCTCGGGATGA
- a CDS encoding aspartate aminotransferase family protein codes for MQLEDAFATPAFQKFQISIARGKGSSVWDAEGKEYIDFMTGYGVALVGHCNDAVVSAVADQASKLITCHGSFYNEVRGALLEKLAKVSPTGLTRALLTNSGTETVEAAIKLARKHTGRRKVVSMKGGFHGKTYGSLSATWSRKYRDPFMPLLDGFDFAEYGDPASLSSLVGPETAAVIAEPIQGESGIVVPPPDYLRQVREVCDKAGALLILDEIQTGLGRTGKMWASEHWGVVPDVMTVSKGLGGGLPIGAAMSREDVAKSLKGGEHTSTFAGNPLCCAAALATLNYIEGNRLPERAARLGETMAGGLRKVAAAHKLVREVRGKGLMLALQTRVDIHSQLVAAQERGAIFAYSGRDAFRFLPPLMIEEEKIGKGLEILEGVIGEEEARRL; via the coding sequence ATGCAGCTGGAGGATGCCTTCGCGACCCCGGCCTTCCAAAAGTTCCAGATCTCCATCGCCCGGGGCAAGGGTTCCTCCGTCTGGGACGCCGAGGGAAAGGAGTACATCGACTTCATGACTGGGTACGGGGTCGCACTGGTGGGGCACTGCAACGACGCCGTCGTCAGCGCAGTCGCCGACCAGGCCTCGAAGCTGATCACGTGCCACGGCTCATTCTACAACGAGGTCAGGGGCGCTCTCCTCGAGAAGCTGGCCAAGGTCTCTCCAACGGGGCTCACGCGCGCTCTCCTGACCAACAGCGGGACCGAGACCGTCGAGGCGGCGATCAAGCTCGCACGCAAGCACACCGGGCGCCGGAAGGTCGTCTCCATGAAGGGCGGGTTCCACGGAAAGACCTACGGCTCCCTGTCCGCCACCTGGAGCCGCAAGTATCGCGATCCCTTCATGCCCCTGCTCGACGGCTTCGACTTCGCCGAGTACGGCGACCCCGCTTCCCTCTCCAGCCTAGTGGGCCCGGAGACCGCGGCCGTGATCGCAGAGCCGATCCAGGGCGAAAGCGGGATCGTAGTCCCGCCCCCGGACTACCTGCGACAGGTGAGGGAGGTCTGCGACAAGGCGGGCGCCCTCCTGATCCTCGATGAGATCCAGACCGGCCTGGGCAGGACGGGCAAGATGTGGGCGTCCGAGCACTGGGGGGTCGTCCCGGACGTAATGACAGTCTCCAAGGGGCTCGGCGGGGGACTCCCGATCGGGGCCGCGATGTCGAGGGAAGACGTCGCCAAGAGCCTCAAGGGCGGAGAGCACACCAGCACCTTCGCCGGAAACCCTCTGTGCTGCGCCGCTGCCCTCGCTACGCTGAACTACATCGAGGGCAACCGCCTCCCCGAGAGGGCCGCACGCCTCGGAGAGACTATGGCAGGCGGGCTTAGGAAGGTCGCCGCAGCCCACAAGCTGGTCAGGGAGGTGAGGGGCAAGGGGCTCATGCTCGCCCTTCAGACCAGGGTCGACATCCACTCCCAGCTGGTCGCGGCTCAGGAGCGCGGGGCGATCTTCGCATACTCCGGAAGAGACGCCTTCAGGTTCCTCCCGCCGCTTATGATCGAAGAAGAAAAAATAGGCAAGGGCCTCGAGATTCTGGAGGGAGTCATAGGTGAAGAAGAAGCAAGAAGACTCTGA
- a CDS encoding Lrp/AsnC family transcriptional regulator, producing the protein MKKKQEDSEKIDDLLLAILREDSRLPNTTIAQKLNLSESAVRRRISNLSSRGRIRKFTVEVEDSGLSSAITWVSVSPSVPTKEVSEKIRSVKGVETVYETAGQFDVAVILRGANIVAVNASIEGVRRIPGVLNTNTTMVLRTIR; encoded by the coding sequence GTGAAGAAGAAGCAAGAAGACTCTGAGAAGATCGACGACCTGCTGCTGGCCATCCTCAGGGAGGACTCGCGGCTTCCCAACACCACGATAGCCCAGAAGCTCAACCTCTCCGAGTCAGCGGTCCGCAGGAGGATCTCGAACCTGTCCTCCCGTGGCAGGATCAGAAAGTTCACCGTAGAGGTGGAGGACAGCGGGCTGAGCAGCGCGATCACCTGGGTCTCAGTGAGCCCCTCGGTCCCGACCAAGGAGGTGAGCGAAAAGATCCGTTCGGTCAAGGGGGTGGAGACTGTCTACGAGACCGCAGGGCAGTTCGACGTCGCCGTCATCCTGAGAGGTGCGAACATCGTCGCAGTCAATGCGAGTATCGAGGGGGTCCGCCGGATACCGGGCGTACTCAACACGAACACCACCATGGTCCTGAGGACTATTCGCTGA
- the lysX gene encoding lysine biosynthesis protein LysX — protein sequence MAARRSSWSRNSPEASSPSAPPNWRKKTGASSRTPSFSLLYDTVRWEEKAIAAAAEKRGIGANLVDAKALSIELGSKAEGLDELVLQRCVSHFRGLHSTAALEAAGHRVVNTFSCASTCGNKVFVTLELARHGIPTPRTKLALSEDSALQTASAMGYPVVLKPAVGSWGRLAALLKDHDSARAVIEHREEMFPLYQVYYLQELVRRPPRDIRSFVIGGRTVAAIYRISDGSDWRTNTARGGRAEACPVGKELDELSVKAAEAVGGEVVGVDLMETDQGLVVHEVNGTTEFKNTVPATGIDVPGLIVEYLAGAAKR from the coding sequence ATTGCAGCACGTCGTTCGAGCTGGTCAAGGAACAGTCCGGAGGCCTCTTCTCCCTCCGCACCGCCGAACTGGAGGAAGAAGACTGGGGCGAGTAGTAGGACGCCCTCGTTTTCGCTACTCTACGACACGGTCCGCTGGGAAGAGAAGGCCATAGCCGCCGCTGCTGAAAAGCGCGGCATAGGGGCCAACCTGGTCGACGCCAAGGCGCTCTCAATCGAGCTTGGTTCGAAGGCCGAGGGTCTAGACGAACTGGTGCTCCAGCGCTGCGTCAGCCACTTTCGGGGCCTCCACTCCACGGCCGCCCTGGAGGCCGCCGGGCACAGGGTCGTCAACACCTTCTCGTGCGCCTCAACCTGCGGCAACAAGGTCTTCGTAACTCTCGAGCTGGCGCGGCACGGCATCCCCACGCCCAGGACCAAGCTCGCCCTCTCCGAGGACTCCGCGCTCCAGACCGCCAGCGCCATGGGATACCCAGTCGTCCTCAAGCCCGCAGTGGGAAGCTGGGGGAGGCTCGCCGCCCTCCTCAAGGACCACGACTCGGCACGGGCGGTCATCGAGCACCGCGAAGAGATGTTCCCCCTCTACCAGGTCTACTACCTTCAAGAGCTCGTCAGGCGCCCTCCCCGGGACATCCGCTCTTTCGTGATCGGCGGGAGGACCGTGGCTGCGATCTACAGAATCTCAGACGGGTCAGACTGGCGGACCAACACGGCCCGGGGCGGCAGAGCCGAGGCCTGCCCAGTGGGGAAGGAGTTGGACGAGCTCTCGGTCAAGGCCGCCGAGGCCGTCGGAGGAGAAGTCGTCGGTGTCGACCTGATGGAGACCGACCAGGGCCTGGTGGTACACGAGGTGAACGGGACGACCGAGTTCAAGAACACAGTGCCCGCGACGGGGATCGATGTCCCGGGCCTGATAGTAGAGTACCTGGCCGGGGCCGCGAAGCGTTGA
- a CDS encoding M20/M25/M40 family metallo-hydrolase — protein sequence MTLSKAAAVRLLLDSLKIYSPSSQEAELGVLLRQQMEDLGYSRVRNDTAGNVIGEIGRGRTKVLLCGHMDTVPGPLPVRRSGGFIRGRGAADAKSPLCALLLAGAMSADSGLRITFAGATREESDSLGVETLMQNGGKFDYAVFGEPGGASKITVGYRGRAALSLTVRTGGGHAGAPWAHPSAFGEFTSILGELKEYEAKKAVPNDHFRSLSITPTLVSAGRSHNVLPDSCEATLDMRVPPTMRASEAVRDVRAIVERHREGSTQSLTAGEVTEPYEAGASSTIVRSFQRAIISTLKAKPTLVRKTGTGDMNTFAPRSGAECLTYGPGESKTSHTDAEAVEVRDYLNSIEVLAEAFNQLGSLGSRGPR from the coding sequence TTGACCCTCTCCAAGGCCGCTGCCGTGCGCCTGCTGCTCGACTCCCTCAAGATCTACTCCCCTTCCTCTCAGGAAGCGGAGCTCGGTGTCCTGCTACGCCAACAGATGGAGGACCTAGGATACTCCCGCGTGAGGAACGACACGGCTGGAAACGTCATCGGAGAGATAGGACGAGGAAGGACGAAGGTTCTGCTCTGCGGCCACATGGACACAGTCCCAGGCCCACTTCCCGTGCGTAGGTCGGGCGGATTCATCCGGGGCCGCGGAGCCGCGGACGCAAAGTCTCCGCTGTGCGCGCTCCTCCTCGCAGGGGCGATGAGCGCAGACTCTGGACTGCGAATCACGTTCGCGGGCGCGACCCGCGAGGAGAGCGACAGCCTCGGCGTAGAGACGCTCATGCAGAACGGGGGCAAGTTCGACTACGCGGTCTTCGGGGAGCCCGGGGGTGCTTCGAAGATCACTGTCGGATACAGGGGGAGGGCCGCCCTGAGCCTTACGGTCAGGACGGGCGGGGGCCACGCGGGGGCTCCGTGGGCCCATCCCAGCGCCTTTGGCGAGTTCACCTCAATCCTCGGGGAGCTCAAGGAGTACGAAGCGAAGAAAGCTGTCCCGAACGACCACTTCCGCTCGCTCTCCATCACACCAACCCTGGTCTCCGCAGGCAGGTCGCACAACGTGCTCCCCGACTCTTGCGAGGCGACCTTGGACATGAGGGTCCCGCCCACCATGAGGGCCTCTGAGGCAGTCCGCGACGTCAGGGCCATCGTAGAGAGACATCGAGAGGGTTCGACGCAGAGCCTGACCGCCGGAGAGGTCACCGAGCCGTACGAGGCTGGGGCCAGCTCAACGATCGTCAGATCCTTCCAGAGGGCGATAATCTCGACCCTCAAGGCGAAGCCGACACTTGTCCGCAAGACCGGGACCGGCGACATGAACACCTTCGCCCCGCGCTCGGGCGCCGAGTGCCTCACATACGGTCCGGGGGAGTCCAAGACCAGCCACACGGACGCCGAGGCTGTCGAGGTGCGTGACTACCTTAACAGCATAGAAGTGCTGGCGGAGGCGTTCAACCAGTTGGGGAGCCTCGGTTCGAGGGGGCCACGATGA
- the argF gene encoding ornithine carbamoyltransferase, which yields MKGKDFLTLAELTPTDLNSMLELSSTLKRGRLRRLGSSALAGKSVALVFEKPSTRTRVSFQVACSELGAHPMALTSSELQLGRGETVEDTASVLSRYVHCIMARVNEHRQLVRLARAASVPVINGLSDIHHPVQVLADLLTLKEHKGRLKGLKVAWVGDGDNVCNSWAIGAVLSGIRFVAATPPGYAPSSDAVAMASKISSSTGGEVEVVRDPRDAVEGADCVMTDTFVSMGLEGESRKRKEAFLPKFQVTEALMRRAKPDAVFQHCLPAHRGEEVTAGVIDGPQSVVFDEAENRLHTTKALLCTLLLGKKELSALRP from the coding sequence ATGAAGGGTAAGGACTTCCTGACCCTCGCCGAACTGACGCCCACCGACCTCAATTCCATGCTCGAGCTCTCGTCGACCCTCAAGCGGGGGCGCCTGCGCCGGCTCGGGTCGTCTGCCCTCGCAGGGAAGAGCGTCGCCCTCGTCTTCGAGAAACCGAGCACCCGGACAAGGGTGAGCTTCCAAGTGGCCTGCTCTGAATTGGGAGCCCATCCCATGGCCCTCACCTCCTCGGAGCTCCAGCTCGGGCGGGGCGAGACGGTCGAGGACACGGCCAGCGTCCTCTCCCGGTACGTGCACTGCATCATGGCCAGAGTAAACGAGCACAGGCAGCTCGTCCGCCTTGCTCGCGCCGCGTCTGTTCCAGTGATCAACGGGTTGAGCGACATTCACCACCCGGTCCAGGTCCTTGCCGACCTCCTGACCCTCAAGGAGCACAAGGGGAGGCTCAAGGGCCTCAAGGTCGCCTGGGTCGGCGACGGGGACAACGTCTGCAACTCCTGGGCGATCGGGGCTGTCCTAAGTGGAATCAGGTTCGTGGCGGCGACCCCGCCCGGCTACGCACCTTCGTCCGATGCAGTCGCCATGGCTTCCAAGATCTCCTCCTCGACCGGCGGAGAAGTCGAAGTGGTCCGCGACCCCCGGGATGCGGTCGAGGGGGCCGACTGCGTGATGACAGACACCTTCGTCTCCATGGGACTCGAGGGAGAGTCAAGAAAGCGAAAGGAGGCCTTCCTCCCGAAGTTCCAGGTGACCGAGGCTCTGATGCGAAGAGCCAAGCCGGACGCCGTCTTCCAGCACTGCCTCCCTGCCCACAGGGGCGAGGAGGTCACGGCCGGGGTCATCGACGGGCCCCAGTCGGTGGTCTTCGACGAGGCGGAGAACCGCCTCCACACTACCAAGGCCTTGTTGTGTACGCTTCTTCTTGGGAAGAAGGAGCTTTCGGCGCTCAGACCCTGA
- a CDS encoding D-aminoacyl-tRNA deacylase → MMPQGEPATVIVASATDLASRTLGEALIEGQGFESTGVNLFGKDVYMRESLLLAFFDGIIVNPPELDNFFNPQAYIFLSRHSAESGIASLTAHSVGNYGEAKFGGTDRELGRSDPSLLKNYLVALAKRKPKVAEYELTMEATHHGPTSLQKPVLFVELGSSEKYWGDTKAAAVVGEALVESLTEKTIWSKIALGFGGTHYPEKFTKMTIEEEMAFSFIAPKHSLGLIDEEMMGRMVQRTSGPVRYAVLDWKGLGTHKEKIVGLASTFGLETVRV, encoded by the coding sequence ATGATGCCCCAGGGAGAGCCGGCCACAGTAATCGTGGCCTCCGCGACCGACCTGGCTTCGAGGACCCTCGGCGAGGCCCTGATAGAAGGTCAGGGGTTCGAGTCGACCGGGGTCAACCTGTTCGGTAAGGATGTCTACATGAGGGAGTCCCTGTTGCTTGCCTTCTTCGACGGGATAATAGTCAACCCCCCTGAGCTGGACAACTTCTTCAACCCCCAGGCTTACATCTTCCTCTCAAGGCACAGCGCCGAGTCCGGCATCGCGTCGCTTACCGCGCACTCGGTTGGCAACTACGGGGAGGCCAAGTTCGGCGGGACGGACCGCGAGCTGGGAAGGTCTGACCCGTCCCTCCTCAAGAACTACCTGGTGGCCCTTGCGAAGAGGAAGCCCAAGGTAGCGGAGTACGAGTTGACGATGGAGGCGACCCACCACGGGCCGACCTCGCTGCAGAAGCCCGTCCTGTTCGTCGAGCTCGGGTCGTCGGAGAAGTACTGGGGCGACACGAAGGCGGCGGCGGTAGTGGGGGAAGCCCTTGTAGAGAGCCTAACAGAGAAGACGATCTGGAGCAAGATCGCGCTGGGCTTCGGGGGGACTCACTATCCGGAGAAGTTCACGAAGATGACGATTGAAGAGGAGATGGCGTTTTCGTTCATAGCTCCAAAGCACTCCCTAGGGCTCATCGACGAGGAGATGATGGGGAGGATGGTTCAGAGGACGAGCGGCCCCGTCCGGTACGCGGTCCTCGATTGGAAGGGGCTGGGGACTCACAAGGAGAAGATTGTGGGCCTCGCCTCGACCTTTGGGCTCGAGACGGTCAGGGTCTGA
- a CDS encoding protein translocase SEC61 complex subunit gamma translates to MGVREFLRSAAAIFRLAHKSDKDEFMLYLKLVGLGVAVVGAIGFLIKLIGSIFFG, encoded by the coding sequence ATGGGCGTCAGGGAGTTTCTCAGGTCGGCGGCTGCGATCTTCAGGCTCGCTCACAAGAGCGACAAGGACGAGTTCATGCTCTACCTCAAGCTGGTCGGATTGGGAGTGGCGGTCGTGGGCGCCATCGGCTTCCTCATCAAACTCATCGGAAGCATCTTCTTCGGTTGA
- a CDS encoding transcription elongation factor Spt5: MSEQETKGSIFPVKTTGGQERTVATFVANRAIQKKKPIFSVLALDTWKGYVLFEAPNSQVVDESIQGFKHVRSKIPGMMQYQDIEKFLVTKSMVAELNEGDTVEIVAGPFKTMRAKISRVEKEKQEITVVLIDTAFAMPITIDATYVKIVERAKPEQPK, encoded by the coding sequence TTGAGCGAACAAGAGACGAAAGGCTCGATATTCCCGGTCAAGACCACCGGAGGTCAGGAAAGGACGGTGGCCACCTTCGTTGCCAACAGGGCCATCCAGAAGAAGAAGCCGATCTTCTCGGTGCTCGCCCTCGACACCTGGAAGGGCTACGTGCTCTTCGAGGCCCCCAACTCCCAGGTCGTAGACGAAAGCATCCAGGGCTTCAAGCACGTCAGGAGCAAGATCCCCGGAATGATGCAGTACCAGGACATCGAGAAGTTCCTCGTAACAAAGTCCATGGTCGCAGAGCTCAACGAGGGCGACACCGTCGAGATCGTAGCCGGCCCCTTCAAGACAATGAGGGCCAAGATCTCGCGCGTCGAAAAGGAGAAGCAGGAGATCACGGTCGTGCTTATCGACACAGCCTTCGCGATGCCGATTACGATCGACGCCACGTACGTCAAGATCGTAGAGCGGGCCAAGCCCGAGCAGCCGAAGTGA
- a CDS encoding 50S ribosomal protein L11, with the protein MGEKKIINVLVTGGEANAGPPLGPALGPLGVNVLGIVNEINKQTGDFKGMRVPVKVEVDQETKGFTVSVGTPTTSALIAKESGAPKGSGKPNTDFVGDLTIDKVVSIAKNKMAGSYAYTIRSAAKEVVGSCVSMGVKVEGKDAREFMAEIDAGKWDSKLQ; encoded by the coding sequence ATGGGAGAGAAGAAGATAATCAACGTCCTCGTGACCGGAGGCGAAGCGAACGCAGGCCCGCCTCTGGGCCCCGCCTTGGGACCGTTGGGAGTCAACGTCCTTGGCATTGTCAACGAGATCAACAAGCAGACTGGAGACTTCAAGGGAATGCGCGTCCCGGTCAAGGTCGAGGTTGACCAGGAGACGAAGGGGTTCACGGTCAGCGTGGGCACTCCGACAACGTCGGCCCTCATCGCCAAGGAGTCGGGGGCACCGAAGGGGTCGGGCAAGCCCAACACCGACTTCGTTGGTGACCTGACGATCGACAAGGTGGTCAGCATCGCCAAGAACAAGATGGCCGGATCCTACGCGTACACCATCCGGTCAGCGGCCAAGGAGGTAGTGGGGAGCTGCGTGAGCATGGGGGTCAAGGTCGAGGGCAAGGACGCCAGGGAGTTCATGGCCGAGATTGACGCCGGCAAGTGGGACTCCAAGCTTCAGTAG